Proteins encoded in a region of the Manis javanica isolate MJ-LG chromosome 15, MJ_LKY, whole genome shotgun sequence genome:
- the SDS gene encoding L-serine dehydratase/L-threonine deaminase: protein MTSGKPLHMKTPVRDSMTLSKVAGTSVYLKIDSAQPSGSFKIRGIGHLCQRWAERGCEHFVCSSAGNAGMAAAYAARKLGIPATIVVPNTTPALTIKRLKNEGAMVRVVGEMLDEAFELAKALAKNNPGWVYIPPFDDPLIWEGHTSIVKELQETLSEKPGAIALSVGGGGLLCGVVQGLQEVGWGDVPVIAMETMGAHSFHVSTIAGKLVSLPQTTSVAKALCVKTVAAQTMKLFREHPIFSEVVSDQEAVAATEKFVDDEKILVEPACGAALAAVYSHVVPKLQGEGKLRTPLSSLVVIVCGGSNISLAQLQALKEQLGMNGLPE, encoded by the exons ATGACGTCTGGAAAACCTCTGCATATGAAGACTCCCGTCCGGGACAGCATGACCCTGTCCAAAGTGGCGGGCACCAGCGTCTACCTCAAGATAGACAGCGCCCAACCCTCAGGCTCCTTCAAGATCCGGGGCATCGGACACCTCTGCCAGAGG TGGGCTGAGCGAGGCTGTGAACATTTCGTTTGCTCCTCAG CTGGCAACGCAGGCATGGCGGCCGCCTATGCTGCCAGGAAGCTGGGCATCCCCGCCACCATCGTCGTGCCTAATACCACACCCGCCCTCACCATCAAGCGGCTTAAGAATGAGGGTGCCATGGTCAGGGTGGTTGGTGAG ATGTTGGATGAGGCCTTCGAACTGGCCAAGGCCCTGGCAAAGAACAACCCAGGCTGGGTCTACATCCCTCCCTTTGACGACCCCCTCATCTG GGAAGGCCACACTTCCATCGTGAAAGAGCTTCAGGAGACGCTGAGTGAAAAGCCGGGGGCCATCGCACTGTCGGTGGGCGGTGGGGGCCTGTTGTGCGGAGTGGTCCAGGGGCTGCAGGAGGTGGGCTGGGGGGACGTGCCTGTCATCGCCATGGAGACCATGGGAGCCCACAGCTTCCACGTTTCCACCATTGCCGGCAAACTCGTCTCCCTGCCCCAGACTACCAG TGTTGCCAAGGCCCTGTGTGTGAAGACCGTGGCGGCTCAGACCATGAAGCTGTTTCGGGAACACCCCATTTTCTCTGAAGTTGTTTCAGACCAGGAGGCTGTGGCCGCCACTGAGAAGTTTGTGG ATGATGAGAAGATCCTGGTAGAGCCTGCCTGTGGGGCAGCCCTGGCCGCCGTCTACAGCCATGTGGTTCCGAAgctgcagggagaggggaagcTCCGCACCCCGCTGTCCTCCCTCGTGGTCATTGTCTGCGGGGGCAGCAACATCAGCTTGGCGCAGCTGCAGGCCCTCAAGGAGCAGCTGGGCATGAACGGGCTGCCCGAGTGA